The following proteins are encoded in a genomic region of Eriocheir sinensis breed Jianghai 21 chromosome 2, ASM2467909v1, whole genome shotgun sequence:
- the LOC127001240 gene encoding 3-oxoacyl-[acyl-carrier-protein] reductase FabG-like — MADQGNQQIENIIPWAVGRVALVTGAAVRVGKAIAATLHRRGFKVAIHYNASKSEAEAFSTELNSKREDTAIAIKADLSTNIAETSRRLVGAVVDKFGKLDLLVNSSAIYFATPIAETTEKQWDDLMTLNTKAPYFLIQAAAPYLKKSRGSVVNVADILGERPNPPFNVYCITKATMLMITKSLALELAPEVRVNSVLPGASIFPEDYDENLKKNWIAKTPLGLAKKGHEIGDTVVFLASPSASFMTGEGISPSGGRRIAL; from the exons ATGGCGGATCAAGGAAACCAGCAGA TTGAGAACATCATCCCCTGGGCCGTGGGACGCGTGGCCCTGGTGACGGGCGCGGCCGTGCGGGTGGGCAAAGCCATCGCCGCCACCCTCCACAGGAGAGGCTTCAAGGTCGCCATCCACTACAATGCTTCGAAGAGCGAGGCCGAGGCCTTCTCGACTGAACTAAACAG CAAGCGAGAGGACACCGCCATCGCCATCAAAGCCGACCTGTCAACCAACATCGCTGAGACATCGCGTCGCTTGGTGGGCGCGGTGGTAGACAAGTTCGGGAAGCTTGATCTTCTTGTCAACAGCTCCGCCATCTACTTCGCGACCCCGATCGCTGAGACCACGGAGAAGCAATGGGACGATCTCATGACCCTCAACACAAAGGCGCCATACTTCCTCATTCAG GCCGCCGCACCCTACCTGAAGAAGAGCCGAGGCTCCGTGGTGAACGTGGCTGACATCCTCGGCGAGCGCCCCAACCCTCCCTTCAACGTGTACTGCATCACCAAGGCCACGATGCTTATGATCACCAAGAGTCTGGCCCTCGAACTAGCTCCAGAG GTTCGCGTTAACTCGGTCCTGCCAGGGGCCTCGATCTTCCCCGAGGACTACGACGAAAATCtcaaaaag AACTGGATAGCCAAAACGCCCCTGGGCCTGGCCAAGAAGGGCCACGAGATTGGCGACACCGTGGTGTTCCTGGCCTCCCCCTCGGCCAGTTTCATGACCGGCGAAGGCATCTCTCCCTCGGGCGGCCGCCGCATCGCCCTGTAA